A genomic window from Sulfurospirillum diekertiae includes:
- a CDS encoding alanine--tRNA ligase-related protein: MLDKLFWDDPYSSEIQAKIASVEGDGIYLDQTIFYAFSGGQESDFGTIGGVEVLEATKEGTNIRYTLASEHDLHVGQEVAVKIDWQRRYSLMQHHFAAELILELLYQELGSVEKIGAHIAQDKARIDFFWQENISNLFPLLLHKATELINKNLPIKSDYSDLANQRRYWEIDGFAQVPCGGTHLKHTGEVGRLCLKRKNIGKGKERIEIYVNQ, translated from the coding sequence ATGTTAGATAAACTTTTTTGGGATGATCCTTACTCGAGCGAAATTCAAGCAAAAATTGCATCGGTTGAGGGTGATGGTATTTACTTAGACCAAACCATTTTTTACGCATTTTCAGGCGGTCAAGAGAGTGATTTTGGAACCATTGGTGGCGTTGAAGTCTTAGAAGCAACCAAAGAAGGTACCAATATACGTTACACTCTAGCGAGCGAACATGATCTTCACGTGGGGCAAGAAGTAGCAGTCAAGATCGACTGGCAAAGACGTTATAGCCTGATGCAACACCATTTTGCTGCAGAATTAATCTTGGAATTACTTTATCAAGAACTAGGTTCGGTGGAAAAAATCGGCGCGCACATCGCCCAAGATAAAGCCCGCATTGATTTTTTTTGGCAGGAAAACATTAGCAACCTGTTTCCCCTCCTTCTTCACAAAGCAACAGAATTAATCAATAAAAACTTACCCATTAAAAGCGACTACAGCGATCTTGCAAACCAAAGACGTTACTGGGAAATCGACGGTTTCGCACAGGTTCCTTGCGGTGGCACGCACCTGAAACACACAGGTGAAGTGGGGCGACTCTGCTTAAAACGAAAGAACATCGGCAAAGGCAAAGAACGCATTGAAATTTATGTAAACCAATAG
- a CDS encoding TonB-dependent receptor: protein MNVTGKRTLVFSLIALCNLYGQDSYQLEEVIATGKTGSATAFETGGKENVNSQGYNKDAIDLYSGPIGISALKVVGMSPSVDYQPAEVFGSNETSFHDPLRIRGKNQSGPGGVYMLESLPISGNPGGGKTMFDMENISWIDLYKGYMPADKSLGFSNLIGKVDMIVDRPKKEMETTVSQTVGSDNALRTFLRFDTGQMGDVSAFGSVSKTSGDKWKGEGDLDRTNVMLGMTYKPNDNFKSELFYAHSEDDHHNYYGLSYTEAKDLDANYKKDWNTAYPTTKNANYYDWNKQSFTDDVVTANLEYRFANDSVLSFKPYYSKDKGEYWFTNMPATPATSPVTQWLIDHDRYGAVLAYEIPIIEEMAMKIGYWYGEQDLPGPPTSRRMYTVSNTGQLTYNGWNMLAEEATHKFSSPFVQFSGDIKDFSYAFGIRYLDFKLAGINSHTAGANSASISSDYDTALSQVALDPWSSVASKTFTEWLPSAYLGYKVTSNTEVYFDYGRSYGYDVNLFPTYLSNRATYVSKGVTLQKLWDKQNLEISDNYDVGLKYRVGSIVLSPNLFYTKVSGKQATIYDTQYGINYPTNNLDAESYGAEFAISGAATESIDFLASAFYNRYYYTENFQTSALATTSTKNNQVPDAPMQGLKGSMTYKIGSFKFTPIVRYTASRYGNVEHTQEIPSFTTVDFNVDYKLPKIQSIKESNMQLSFVNLLDKHYIASIITPDNALAADTTQPTYLAGMPFGVYLTLNMKF from the coding sequence ATGAATGTAACAGGGAAAAGAACATTAGTGTTTAGTCTTATTGCACTATGCAATTTGTATGGGCAAGATTCTTATCAATTAGAAGAGGTTATTGCAACGGGGAAAACAGGGAGTGCCACAGCTTTTGAAACGGGTGGCAAAGAAAATGTTAATTCGCAAGGATACAATAAAGACGCCATTGATCTTTACAGTGGTCCTATAGGCATTTCAGCTCTCAAAGTCGTAGGTATGTCGCCTTCAGTCGATTATCAACCTGCGGAGGTTTTTGGTTCCAACGAAACATCGTTCCACGATCCTTTGCGTATCAGGGGTAAAAATCAGTCAGGACCGGGCGGTGTTTACATGTTAGAATCACTCCCCATCAGCGGCAATCCAGGTGGTGGAAAAACCATGTTTGATATGGAAAATATCTCATGGATTGATCTTTATAAAGGGTATATGCCTGCGGATAAAAGCCTTGGTTTTTCCAACCTGATCGGAAAAGTCGATATGATTGTCGATCGACCCAAAAAAGAGATGGAAACAACGGTATCACAAACGGTGGGCTCAGACAATGCCCTCAGAACTTTTTTACGTTTTGATACAGGACAAATGGGCGATGTCTCAGCGTTTGGATCGGTTTCTAAAACCAGCGGCGATAAATGGAAAGGCGAAGGTGATTTGGATCGCACCAACGTGATGTTAGGCATGACCTACAAACCAAATGATAACTTTAAAAGTGAACTATTTTATGCTCACAGCGAAGACGATCATCACAATTATTATGGGCTTTCCTATACTGAAGCAAAAGATTTGGACGCGAATTATAAAAAAGATTGGAATACGGCGTATCCTACAACAAAGAATGCTAATTATTATGATTGGAATAAGCAATCTTTTACCGATGACGTCGTCACGGCAAACCTAGAATACCGCTTTGCAAATGACTCTGTTTTGAGTTTTAAACCGTACTATTCAAAAGACAAAGGCGAATATTGGTTCACCAATATGCCAGCAACTCCAGCAACATCGCCCGTGACCCAATGGCTCATTGATCATGACAGGTATGGTGCCGTATTGGCCTACGAGATACCGATCATTGAAGAAATGGCGATGAAGATCGGCTATTGGTATGGAGAGCAAGATTTACCAGGACCTCCAACGAGTCGAAGAATGTACACGGTCAGCAATACGGGGCAATTAACATACAATGGCTGGAACATGTTAGCCGAAGAGGCAACGCATAAGTTTAGCTCTCCATTTGTACAATTTAGTGGTGACATTAAAGATTTTAGCTATGCGTTTGGCATACGATACCTTGACTTTAAACTCGCAGGAATTAACAGTCACACGGCAGGTGCAAATAGTGCTTCTATAAGCTCTGATTACGATACGGCACTCAGTCAAGTTGCGCTTGATCCGTGGTCAAGTGTCGCCTCTAAAACCTTTACCGAATGGTTACCCAGTGCCTATTTAGGATATAAAGTAACATCCAATACGGAAGTCTATTTTGATTACGGTCGAAGCTATGGTTACGATGTTAATCTTTTTCCAACGTACCTCTCCAATCGAGCAACTTATGTGAGTAAAGGTGTCACCCTTCAGAAACTATGGGATAAGCAAAACCTAGAGATTTCCGATAATTACGATGTCGGTCTAAAGTACAGAGTTGGAAGCATTGTTTTGTCACCAAATCTTTTTTATACCAAAGTATCGGGTAAACAAGCCACCATTTATGATACCCAATACGGCATCAATTATCCTACCAACAACCTTGATGCCGAAAGTTACGGTGCTGAGTTTGCCATTAGTGGTGCAGCCACTGAGTCTATAGATTTTCTTGCCAGTGCTTTTTACAATCGCTACTACTATACAGAGAACTTTCAAACCAGTGCGCTAGCAACAACGTCGACAAAAAACAATCAAGTTCCTGATGCTCCGATGCAAGGGCTTAAAGGTTCTATGACATATAAAATAGGTAGCTTTAAATTCACACCTATTGTTCGCTATACGGCTAGTAGGTACGGTAATGTGGAGCATACGCAAGAAATTCCTTCGTTTACGACAGTGGATTTTAATGTTGATTATAAATTGCCTAAAATCCAAAGCATTAAAGAGAGTAATATGCAGTTAAGTTTTGTCAATCTTTTGGATAAACACTATATTGCTTCCATCATTACACCTGATAATGCGCTTGCAGCGGATACAACACAACCAACCTATTTGGCGGGCATGCCATTTGGTGTCTACTTGACGCTCAATATGAAATTTTAA